The region CTTGTTAcgcaattgggggtgggggttgggaaataacagaaaatggaagtggcagaggtgcttaatgacttatttgtttcggttttcaccaataAGGTTGGTGGTGactggacgtctaacatagtgaacaccagtgaaaatgaggtagaatcagaagaggctaaaatagggaaagaacaagtttaaaaattaattagatgtcttcaagtcaccagggcctgatgaagagcatcctagaatactcaaggagctgactgaggagatatctgagccattagcgattatctttgaaaagtcatggaaaacgggagaaattccagaagactggaaaagggcaaatatagtgccaatctataaaaagggaaataaggataaaccggggaattacagaccagtcagtttaacttctgtacctggaaagataatgcagcaaataattaagcaatcaatttgcaaacatctagaagataataaggtgataagtaacaatcagcatggatttgtcaaaaacaaattgtgtcaaaccaacctgatagggtaacaagccttgtggatgggggtaAGCCGTgtaatatcttgactttagtacagtaactcctcacttaaagtcgtcccggttaacattgttacgttgctgatcaattagggaacatgcttgtttaaagttgtgcaatgctcccttctaatgtcgtttggcagctgcctgctttgttcactgcttgcaagaagagcagcccgttgcagctagctggtgggggcttggactggcagccccccatcagctccccgctcccctaagttccctgtgctgcagctgcccagcaggctagcaattgccggcattcagctgtccctcccgcagctgccatgtactgctcctgccctctgccttggagctgctcccagagactcctgcttgctgtacgggggaagggggggggttaatgtcagggtgttcccctcccccctgctcctgcacaccccatttccatagagcaAGGGGTACACCGGACAGggttcaggacggagggagcttccaggcagcagctgcggtctcagcaaactgatctaattaacaaggcagtgtacttaagactggggtcagctacttaaagggaaaatgtgcatctctttctctctctctctctctctcacacacacacactctctctctctctctctctctgtctgctatgctctctcccctccctccatgcctgctgccttgtagagtgaggctacattaacaatgagttaactcttgagggctcagttcatcatttagcagtaagccATTCCCTGCGAAATTTCCCACCCTCTGATTTCACCACCTCacccaagcttcacaatcatcattgctgtgtaccagtattaaattttgtttaaaacttatactgcgtgtttgtctgtgtgtgtatatacatatatgtatatatacacacacacacacagtcttttgtctagtgaaaaaaatttccctggaacctaaccccctcatttacattaaatcttatggggaaattggattcgcttaacattgtttcacttagtcacatttttcaggaacataactacaacgttaagtgaggagttactgtaaagcTATTGATGCTGtttcgcatgaccttctcataaacaaactagggaaatgcaacctagatgagatactataaggtgggtgcaaaactggttggaaaaccgttcccacagagtagttatcagtggttcacagtcatgctggaagggcataacgagtggggtcccacagggatcagttctgggtccgggtctgttcaatatcttcgtcaattatttagataatgacatagagagtacacttacaaagtttgcggacgctaccaagctgggagggattgcaagtgctttggaggataggattatcaTTCAAAATGATCCTGACctactggagaaatggtctgaagtaaataggatgaaattcaataaggacaaatgcaaaaggagggaacaatcagttgcacacatacaaaatgggaaatgactgcgtaggaaggagtatctggaaagggatctgggaatcctagtggaccacaagctaaatatgagtcaacagtgtagcgCAGTGGAGCTACtctgaattacactggtgtaacaggAAGCAGAGGTTGGCTCCGTTATTAGAAATGGCTCTAGTTAATATTTATTGTACACAGATTCTTTTGTGTGAAAATTTGAAAGTGTTCAGATACAAATAATGAATTGATATTACTCTTGATTTGCAACACTATATGAATCATTGCCCATTATAAGTATTTAGGGAGCGCCAATCTCTCCATTTGGCAATGAAACATACATGATAATTAGAAAGAAAATCCTGAATTCTAATAAATAATACGCTAAAATATTCATGCTTTAACAACTGTATTAGATGACAGTAGTAAATCTGAAATCCCCTAACATCAGCAAGCAAAATCTTCAATATTTATCTTTCCACTTATATGTTCCAATTAAACTAATCccagccatcttttttttttttttttttttttttgaagttatACAGTGATCTTGCAAGTTGGGTACTCTTCTTTTATTGttgcaggaagaggaagtgaaGCTGTTTAAACTAGAAAATGAGCGAGTTCAGATGGAGAAattacagaaacagaaggaacacAGAGACATGTTGATCAATTCAGCTCGGGCAAAGATGAAGCGTCTTAATCGGGAAAAACAAGAGGAACTTGCTGTAGACATGAAGATCCTAGAACGACTTTCCCATGAATCCCAGGAAGACACAGAgggaaaaaatcaaagaaaagtaAGAGCAAAGGGCATTTGATCTTTTTCAAACTGTGTCTGATCTCCTGATTTGGACtaattccattgacctcaatggacttACATAGGTGTGAGATTGGAATCAAGCCCTATTCTGTttataaattgatttttttttgttggaaatctttttatattttattaaggtCTTTGactgcatattttttaaaatgaataccaTTAGCTAGGTTTGCACTTGACCAGATTAGAGGTCTGGGGCAAAAGACTGGAATCCCAGAGGATCATGGAATCGAATCTGGTCTGACCCACATGCTGCTTCTACTGTGTTCAAGTCAGTGGCTCTTTTGGGGCTTTACACAACCTGGCTGGGAATATAAGTTAGAAAGTCTAATGCTAAGCTTTCTGCAGTTTCATGGATGTTGTTGACTGGATATTTGTAACCgcagagaaaaataaatcctatttaaactgaactgaaatgtatttaaatactaacaaaattgtttaaaatcttTAATTATTAGCTAGATATATGTGTAGTTTAAGTTTGCAATTGAGATGCTTTAAATGACACAAGCTGACTTGAATTCAGACTTCTCTGTCTCTACTACAAATTCACTAGCACTTAAGGTTCAGTCTTGCATTGTGCTTTTGGGCTTTTGCTTTTTTATGATTTATAAAGATAGCCCGAAGGAAAAAAGGGAAGGGAATCCTGCTTGCTTTATACTTTAGAAATTGAAGTCTTGTTTTTAATCAGGCTGtttgcaacaatttttttaacaacTATTTAGCTCCAGCTTCCTTTCCTGGTATTGAAAGGATGTTTCTGTTAAAGTTCAACACCTGTCCCCTTCAGTTAAGGTATTAGAGCTCGTAATAAACATCTCTGTTTCCTGAAAACATCTGAGTTCAAGAAACCTGctatttcttaaattaaaaacaagtaGATTCACCACCGCCTGGAAACCAAAAATTCTTTTGCAGGTTACCATTAAAGCTGAGCAAGGAACTGCACTCTTCATTCTGCTTTAGGTGTTTATAAGCTAATGCATGTTAGGGAAATGCTGCAAATATTTCCTGCATTCATAGCATTGGTTCAGTTCCACTGGGGTTAGGCAACAGTGGGAACCCTGGTATAGAAAGGGTACAGGTCTGCCACTTCCATTTAAAGCACTATGTCAGTTAGACCTGTTCAGAGCAAAGTTAGATGACCTGGTGCTTAAAACACTGGTGGTACCCAGCATTGCTAGCACTGAACTGGTGTTATTAACAGCGTGATGTTTTTGCAAAGCTTTCGGCATAGACAAGACTGGTAAAGTTAATGGCTGTTACAGAAAAAAGTCAGAGTCCTAAACTCAGATTCTGGCACataattgaaagaaaaaataattttgaactaTGTAGTTAGaaaatgtatgtatttgtatGAATGAGTCTACGTATTCTGTAAATGATTTACCATAGGATTTTAAGgagtttttttcatatttaaaagcACTGCAGTTTACTTTCAAAATAGGGCTAGAGTGTCTTTAGAAGATAGGTTGTTGTACTAAAAGTCACtagtctgggttctattcctggctttgccacaaagctgctgtgtgactttgggcaagttacttcatttctcaatgcctcagtttccccagctgcaaaatgggaatCATGATTACCAAAAAAaggtaaagagctttgagatctacagaagaAAGTGCTATAGATGACCTAAGTTGGATCATGCTGGCTCAAATTATTCTTCTGCGTTCAAATTTACTATCTAGATTCATCAATTCAAAATATTACGTTATGCTTTAAGGAACTTCTTTCTTTATTTCATCAAAAATATAAATTTTAGCCTAATGATGCTTCCGACGCTAAAGAAAGGTTTTCTGTCTTGATAAGATGCAATAATGCTGGAAATATTTCATAATTTGAACTGAGTTTTGTTTCAAATTcaggtttaatttatttttacagtaaTTGGCCAAGCTTGTGAGTTCCTACattcaacttgatggcatttctctgtctaTTTGTATGTAATGCAATAACTTTTGAACACCGCATCCAACCAATTCCAAAATGTCAGGAAGTGTTGTGGGTGTCAAGGGGCAGAATCCTATTAATTTTGGCAAAAATGGGAAAACTGGCAGGGGGGAATAGGGGATTGTGACAGGGTGTACGAACCCTGCACCAGGCAGGAAGGAGTTAAGGAGTTGCTCTTGGCTGGAGTGGcctgccctgccacacctgcaagTCATGTCAGGAATGGAGGAGGGGTTTGACACTGGGGAAGCTCACTAcctcctgggcagctctgggaGGACAGCAGAGTGCTGAGCTGCCCGCCTCCCAGGGAGAGGCCTGGAAGAGAGCAGAGGCTAAAAGAAGGCTTAAGTCCCCTGAGGTGAAGGGCCCTGTATCCTGTTCCTTGTGCTAGGGAACCAGTGGACTTTGAGCCATACCCTTCAGGGTGCTACTGAACACCCCACTTGAGTGACTGGACACAGAGTGAGCACACAATTCcatcacctccccaagaggcactGTTGAAGGACCAAAACCCTGCCAGAGAGACACCGAGCCTATTGCATCTGATCAGCAGACCTATCAGCTTCAGAGGGGAATGCACACAGCCGCTGCCAATGTTGGGGGGAGAGCAATGGTATGGGGGAAAGGGAaacctgggagggacacagggccccTGCCACCAGGCAAAGGGGCAGCAAACAGAACCCTTAGTATGTGAGAAGAATGAGGGATGTTggtatgggggaaggaaggagtgtggagcacacagaacccctggcatgatggaggggtggggggttgcagggagtccctgaaatagagggaggGTAGCACACAGGGAGTTTATGCAGGCTgtggagggatgcaaggagcccctgCTGTGTACAATGTGCTCATCCTACAGATGCTATGAAGTGCACAACTCTTTGGTAATAATACTTTTCAGTGATAGGGCATGATTATCTTctcacatcagtgtaaatccagtATAACTCCTTTTGAACTCAATGGAAtgaccagtgtaaaactggagcaCAAAGTGATTAAGTGACAGCGAGATGTGGCAGAGTTTGGAAAAGAAGCCAAGGGCATGTCTGTGCTgcatctgggagcaagcctcccagccctggTTAACTGACTTCTACGAGTGGAGCTCATGCTAGTgcgctaaaaacagctgtgtagatggTGCCGCTTTGGCTGGGAGCTTGGGGTCTGAAGCATGGGGTGGCTTGAGAAATCAAGCTCCAGTCTGAGCCACAACATCTACACAGCCGTTTTTAGTGCACTGGCGCAAGTCtgtggacccaggctgggagtCTCGCTCTCAGATGCAGCATAGACATGCTCCCAGTCTTTTTCCCAGTCCACCACCAGGCACTGCTTTCCATGAATAAAATGacttttgaaatgcctttttgaACTAGCTTATTGACAGTCTATATACCGTCCACATTTTGTAGCAAGAGCTGTTCAAGGAGCAGCAGATGTATCGGGAATATCTGGCTCAACAATTGGAAGAGGAGACACGTCGAGAGAAAGAAATGGACAAGCTGCTGGAGGAAGAGATGGAGAAGTCTTGGGCCAAGAAGGCTGAGCAAATGAGATTGGAAAAGGAAGCTAGGAAACGGCTAATGAAAGATGTCCTGGATACAAGACGACTGCAGATTGAGGAGAAGTGTAAGAAATTTCAGCACAATTAGTCTGTGGGTCAAGTACTGCCCATGGTAAAGTGAATGCAAGTTCTGTCCTAGTCAATTGAGATGACACATACTTTCCCTGAAAGCGGAATTTGGCCCTAAGTGCATGTGGGGGACAAATGGGGACCCTGGTATGGGGTAGTGAGGTGGGCACACAAAAAATTGGGGACACATACTGCATAGACACTATTACAACAGATAAGACAGGTGCTATTGcattagggcccaatcctacagccTTACTTATACAAACATTCTTTACTCATGCTAGTTATCCCATTGACATGAGTGAAACAAAGACTAATCAAATAAAGATTGTAAGAGTAAGCCCTTATTTCAGAACATTCTGAAATAGTATATGTGAAATCCTCTCTTCTAAAAATACCAACAACATCTCTCCTATTGCTCTTGTGCCTTTCCAGAAGCAGCGAGACTCAAGCCTGCCATTTAGAATAAGCTATTGGGGTTTAAGTTTACATCCTTCCAAGGTTAGCAgtgcatttatttttccttttgcagTGGAGAGAAATGCAAAGCAGCAGGAAGAACTTGCTCAGGACAAGGAAATATTAGCTGAAGCCATTAAAGAACTCAATTCcatagaagaagaaaaatatttaaggtATGTTTTCCTTCTGATGTCAGTAAGTTTTGTAATAAAGTTGAGTCTTAAACTCTTCAGAATTGAATAATTCTCATTTTGAAGTAGTAGTGTAATAGCAATGGGCTTTATTCTGCGCAAATTTTCTCTGCAGGTGCTCTACTGTGTAGCCAATTTGCTATTGACTATTCAGTAGTACCTATGTTATACTGAAATTGGTATTACACAACCACGCAAACCTGGTTGTTCATATACAGTTGTATTCCACCAAGTGTAATTGTCTTGAGCTTACTGGTTGTTTTTAGTAACTACATACCCATATGCTGTGACTTAAGAGGTGTATTCCTTAAATTCTGTTAATAAAAGTTATTAAGGATTGTAACATTAGCTGAGTTTTGAGAGAGATTAATTCAACTACTTAAGCATAAGAGTTGGAATGTTCTGGCTTATTGCAAAACTCTGTCCACCCTTGAAGAATATCGACTGACAGTGCATTCAGGTATTGAAACACAAGACCACACCGTCAGAACAATTTCTCACTATCTTATCGCCTGAGGAAAGAATACTAGTACTTAGCACTATCTGAAATACAGCGGTTCTGGATGTCATGTACACAGGCCTTCATTACAGTTTCATTTTACTATCCATAATGTTTTATCCTTTGATTCCTTTTCCATACTATTGCCCACTCTGGTGCTTATTTGGAGAAAGTAATCGAGTAGCCCCTTCCAGAGCCAATATCTGTTTCATTCCATGGTGTTTTGGCAACACGGTTAACAGAAAGGTTCTCAGACCATCTCTAGGCTTTGGTGGCAGTCACACTCTGCGGTGCTGCGGAAGAGGTGCTGGCCATatcacttagggtacatctacactacaggagggagtcgatttaagatacgcaaattcagctacgtgaatagcgtagctgaattcgacgtatcgcagccgacttaccccgctgtgaggacggcggcaaaatcgacttctgcggctttctgtcgacggcgcttactcccacctccgctggtggagtaagagcgtcgattcggggatcgattgtcgcgtcccgatgggacgcgataaatcgatccccgagaggtcgatttctacccgccgattcaggcgggtagtgtagacctagccttagactaGATGTGCTGCACTTTTTTGTCAGTGTTAGGAAGCAGAGTCTTGCCACGTGGCTCACACAGCACCTCATTAATGCATTGGTTTTGAGGAAACTGTTGACACGTAAGTACCATGATGATGGGTGCTTTAGAAATACCTGAAGTACGTAGGTGGGCTGTTCAAACAGCACTGCAGAGGATAGCAAAGGTTAAGTGCAGGTCTTTGGGTAGAACTCACTTTCTTCTCCCAAGCCATTTCTCAGAGTAATGTTAGCATAAGGCCATGGCAGGAATCTCTGGCCTGCCTTCTTAGATGGAAGTACAATAATAGAGTTATCTTAAaaacaagagagggaaaattggaTATTAGGGTGCTACAGGCATGAAACATAGCCAGATAAAGACTTAGACCTAATATTTAAGTATTGTCTGCATAATCCTCTGTCATCTCCTCACTACaataacagacagacaaagagttACACAGATTTTGTGGGGGGAAAGCATACAACTTATTTGATTAATGATCGTTTGTTCATTGATCATTGTTTGTTAAGCACTGAGATTGTACTCTGATTTTTACGCCACAGCAAAGACATATTgggcccccaaagagtttacagtttatTAAAATGTGGTGGTTGTTCATTAGAATAGTAGTTAAGGATAACAAGTTTTAAGcatcagagaggtagccatgttagtctggagctgtaaaaagcaacagagagtcctgtggcacctttaagactaacaggtaGGTTGGGCcctgtattagagcataagctttcgtgggtgaatgcccacttcgtcggatgcaagtTTTAAGCAGTATTTCACATAAGATTGATCAATGATACCTCAAGAAATCTGAGCTGTTAATTTTCTATCTTTAACTTCGAAGAGGAGGTCTACACTGCCCACATTACAGCACGGCCATGGCATGCTTTATCAATAGGGAAGAGCTCTCCCGGCGATAAAAAAATAACCACCCCGAATGAGCGGTGGTAGCTTTTTCACTGGGAGTGCAGCTCCCGGCGgtaaagcactgtctatactggtgcttttcagcactaaaacttttgtcactcggggtgtgtgtttttttttacacccctgaatgactaaagtttagcgctgaaagtggcagtgtagacacagcctaaatgAGACATTTGCCATGTAATTTGCAGACGAATGCAGGAGGCAAAAGAATATCGGGAGCAGCTGCAGGCTCAAATTACCTATCAGCAGCAGGCTCACATtgctgaggaagaagagaagcagCGAGAATATGAATCAGGACTAGCAGCAGAGAGAGTGTACCAAGAAAAGATGAAAGACATTCTATCAAGACCCTACATGAAACTAGCAGAAATCCATCCCTTGAGAAGAAAACTAATGTCTAATCTGCAAGTATAGCATTTACTTATTGTGATGTATACAACTTCAGCTTCCTTTAAACTGTATTTAAAACAGTATATATGAATTTGTACTTTTCATACTAATTAATATATCTGGTTCCACTTTCCCTGTATTTGTATGCAAATCATTTTAAGGCGCATATACGTATAAGAATTAGACACCTTTTCAAAGGGCTATTTTTCCCCTTTGGATTTTCTTTGAGACAATAACTTTTCCTCCGTTTAGATTTAggcatttttacattttaaataaaacaacattCTGTATGAATAGCATCTATGAAATGAACTGCATGTAAGTGTTCCTCAAAAATCTACAGAAAGGCACATTTGTAGAAGAATTTCAGGAAACTTTAATTGGGCCATACAAATAGTTCAGCTTTTAAAGGGTCAttttaattatgtatttaaacaaaaaacacttgATGTACATTTTTAGTATCTTTGAAAAATATGTAGTGTGTGTCCACTTTATTTCTGAGACTCTTTCAAAGGGATAGTAAATATAAATCTTTATAGACCCTGGTGGTTAATAAGGATCTGTGGAACTTCAGGATCTCCAAAACTGATCTGTGTACTTATTGCTGGGAGAAATTTACTGCATAAGATGACTAAAATTGCTCTTTCTTCCAAAAAGGGTTATTCTCCACCTGTATAGGGTTAATTCCTGCATTTCTTGCATACCTCAGATGTTCACAAATACTTTATTTTGCTTGCACAAGATACAGAGGATCAGGCTGTGTCTCAGGGTGGTTGACCCCTTTAAGGGGAGTCAGGGCCCAACCTACCTGTGACAGGCTCCTGTAAGGGAGAATGAGCCAACCCAGACACACGTGGCTGGCTGGCAGGCAGCTAATGAGGCTGATAAAGGGGTACCAGTGCTGGGGTGGGAGTTTCTGGAGACAGGGAGCTCTTGAAGAGATGTGCTCCTAAGAGCTGATAAGGAGAACCCCCAAGAGTAGGGAACCTAGAAGGTGTGTGCTCCTGGAGACAGGGAACTCCCAGGACAGCTGATCAGGAGGGCTCATGTAAGCAAAGACCCTAGATGTGCTTCTAGAGAGGGGAGATTTCTGAGGGCAGAGTTACAGCTGGCAGCCCTCCAAGAAGGCCTATTCcgagaaaaaggttctcccaaacAGTGGTGAGAAGCACAGCCCATCAAGAACTACGTGCTGTCCCAGAGAAGGGATTAAATTGACAGATCTCTACCAACTCTGGCTCCAGGGAAGAAttctactgaggtagcagcaagAGGCCTGACTCCAGGGAAGCGTGCAGAGTCAAGAAAACTCTGCTGATAAAGAACCCAggtagggggaagaggtggactCAGGTGGGAACAGATAAACTGACTGACTCCCAGCTGAGACACTAGGTAAAGGTGTGCTTGTATTCTCTTTGGGACACTGATTAATAAACTAGACCCCTCACAAAGGGTTCTGTTCCTTATGTAAAGCCTCATTAAACTTATTGATGACAcattaggggaaactgaggcaggaaataCCTAGCTACAGGCAGCGCAGGGGTCAGCGGCACACTCCATAACATACCACTAACAGGATGGTCAGATTCTTAAAgcaaaaaaactggaaaaatgtcAGTACGTGGTTATATCCATTGCAGAAGGGTTTTGGCAGTGGGTTGATGGGaagcttctcttcccccctctatGGCTTCCATCCACAAGTCCTCCCCAATTAGCACCTGCTTCCTCTTCAGAGTGGGGTGGCCaaagagtggtggctgctgactgagggcctagTTTTGCAGgccgcagtgcagaagtaagggtggcaataccataccatgccatccttacatctgcgctgctgctggtggcagctctgccttcagagctgggatcccagctagcagccgctgctctccagctgcccatctctgaaagcagcaccaccctcagtagcagcgcagaagtaaggggagCAGTACCGTAacccccaccatcaccaccaactCCTTTTTGAATCAGGATCCTTACCATTACCACAgtgtaaaatttcagatttaaatagctgaaatcatgaaatttatgattttcaaaatctcatgactgtgaaattaatcaaaatggactgtgaatttggtagggctgtAGGCATGGGATAAATGTCCTTTCCTAGGGGGAAATCCTGCACCATCATCTATATATTTTTGCTAATGCCTTGTCATCTGCTCCTCTGTCTGGGActaaaacacaacaacaagaaaTAGGATTTTCTCTAGTGTTTTATTTCATGATTGATTATGCTTTAATAATGAACTGAGAGACACACAATGCTTTGTTTTTCTGTTGTATTTAGCTTAAAGGAAGGGACATACCTGGGTACAGTCTAGACTAATGAGCATCTGTGCCACCTTTGCACTGCAACCTtaggtgccttacaatgccttgctgaaggagTTCCCACATGGGCCGCTCACAAACACCCTTCCAGCATGCAAACCACACCCTGAGTgtttgtgtgtaactgcagcctgccagcctggTTACACTGTGGCTCTCATCAGCCTGGGTTATactgcagagtgaccccaacacactcccagtcttaGATTCCCGCCCCGAAATCTATGTCCCAGCCCGCTCGTGGAAAATACCTGTTTATATATGTCTGTTATTTTTGTAATAGAAATAACGTACACATCttgccaccccaaatggagtttcccaagcatttcaatttaaacacactggattagataaaacaactttattaactacatagagattttaagtgagcacaagtaataaggcataaaagtcagaaatggttacaagaaaactAAAGATAAAATGCTACCGGTGTCTAACttaaactatgttaaattcaaagcaaggttttctcaccacatgctctcagcagtcttactgactgaACTTCTTAGATTAAGAGCCCTTCTCTAGTCCAACAGCTTCTTACTTTGTCCCTTCAGGCGCAGTGAATCAATGgacaggaggatggggtggggggccttGAGGTGTTTGTCCCTCCATTTATAATTTCAGTCTccattttgaaaaacatttccagctgggtaccaggagacaaaaagtctCTAGGGAAGGatgtttcctgctgctttttcTTCATCTGTTTGAGCTTCCTGTGGTTCTCTTCCTGCTtgatg is a window of Malaclemys terrapin pileata isolate rMalTer1 chromosome 6, rMalTer1.hap1, whole genome shotgun sequence DNA encoding:
- the CFAP53 gene encoding cilia- and flagella-associated protein 53 isoform X2, whose translation is MEICRHWLRALLEAEEKSYFTEMESMEETMLEREAKMRERAKVLRENREEERQKLVALKREQQFREQCEEVRLQWSQRHQREVCSDRLAQLALKEELKKQEKREEQIFAELWEEDRLAKEKRGIEDFQKKSDQNQELLNVLDAQVAALDAQKEEAKRLKEEEARLVEEEVKLFKLENERVQMEKLQKQKEHRDMLINSARAKMKRLNREKQEELAVDMKILERLSHESQEDTEGKNQRKQELFKEQQMYREYLAQQLEEETRREKEMDKLLEEEMEKSWAKKAEQMRLEKEARKRLMKDVLDTRRLQIEEKLERNAKQQEELAQDKEILAEAIKELNSIEEEKYLRRMQEAKEYREQLQAQITYQQQAHIAEEEEKQREYESGLAAERVYQEKMKDILSRPYMKLAEIHPLRRKLMSNLQV